One Cucumis sativus cultivar 9930 chromosome 1, Cucumber_9930_V3, whole genome shotgun sequence DNA segment encodes these proteins:
- the LOC116402912 gene encoding protein FAF-like, chloroplastic has translation MAACGSLQHIFENPLPENSTLFEHLSSWNQIMPLKPTEPSSFTEIFGELHFKESFVPHSFSSLSSLTESSNSPSAVDDIWKEPSSNGEREPSSFHRKSNSFSSTNSESLQLCTEGLGYESLDDVEDLKGVMDEKEWQEDEEERTLKKQINYPNLKPGMINRTKLANMEDFPPPISCMGKSGKPWVGFKSYRYGGRFILKEVRVPTHEFLHASRENGRLKLHILVPNEQTREGEDEADDNNKNCENTIGKCKVETRP, from the coding sequence ATGGCTGCCTGTGGAAGCCTGCAACACATTTTTGAAAACCCATTACCCGAAAATTCAACTCTCTTTGAACACCTCTCATCATGGAACCAGATAATGCCCTTGAAGCCGACCGAACCATCGTCATTTACAGAGATCTTTGGAGAGCTTCATTTCAAAGAGAGTTTCGTTCCCCATTCTTTTTCATCATTGTCGTCTTTGACAGAATCATCGAACTCTCCATCCGCTGTTGATGACATATGGAAAGAACCATCGTCAAATGGTGAACGTGAACCATCCAGCTTCCATAGGAAAAGCAATAGCTTCTCGTCGACCAATTCCGAAAGCTTGCAACTTTGCACAGAAGGGCTTGGATATGAAAGCTTAGATGATGTTGAGGATTTGAAAGGGGTGATGGATGAAAAGGAATGGCAGGAGGATGAAGAGGAAAGGACCTTAAAAAAACAGATTAATTATCCAAATTTGAAGCCTGGAATGATTAACAGGACAAAATTAGCAAATATGGAAGATTTTCCTCCACCAATTTCTTGTATGGGAAAGAGTGGAAAGCCTTGGGTAGGTTTCAAATCTTATAGGTATGGTGGAAGGTTTATATTGAAGGAAGTGAGAGTTCCCACCCACGAATTTCTACATGCTTCCAGAGAAAATGGACGTTTGAAACTGCATATTCTTGTACCAAATGAGCAGACCAGAGAAGGTGAGGATGAGGCCGACGACAACAACAAGAACTGTGAAAATACTATTGGGAAATGTAAGGTTGAAACTAGGCCATGA